The Bacillota bacterium genomic interval GCCTTCGTAAGCCACCACGGCGACTCCAGTGCACCCTCGTCGACCGGGATCCTGCCGGAGATCGCGCAGCACCTCCGTGACGAGCTCGGCTCCAATCCCTCGCCTCGAGTAAGGCGGAATGACCCAGACACAGTGGATGACCCAGGCGCCTTCTCCCCGAACGGGCTCCGCCGCAGAGGTCACGGGCGCATACTCCACGAGCCCGGCCGGGATCTGCCCGGCGGAGGCGAGCGTTTGAGTGGCGACGGGCCCTACGCCCGGGTAGTCGATGAACGGGTCCGGCGGGGCCGGCACCCATGCCACCATCACCCGCAGCCCATCCGAGGTCAGGCCCTCCCGGAGCCACGCTCTCCGGGCCTCAACCGCCTCCCGCCAGCGCTCGAGGCAGCCTCCGGGCGGCACCGGCGGCGGCTGGGTGCACGGAATCAGCACCGCATCCTCCTCGCCTGGGCGGGCCCGGCGCAGGCTAAGCGCGCCGGGGTGCTGTCGCGGATCCAGCAAGGGCCTCCCTCCCCGGGGCTCGGATGGTCGCCCCACCGAAACTTCGATGTGTGTGCCTGCAGCCCTTTCGGCTGCGCCGCGGAGCCTTGAAGGCGCAGCTCCGGGGGCGATGGCGGCGCGGCTGGCGTCCTGGCCGCCGCCGGAAGCGCCATGACGGCCTTCGGGCCTCCTACCGGGGCCGCGGGCGGGCCGCGGCTCAACGGGCGTTCCGTTGAAACGTCTCGAGGAGACGCTCGTTGACGCGGCCCGCGTTGTCCACCAGGCCGAAGTTATCGCTCTTGTAATCCCAGTTGGCCATGCCGATCCCGTGACTTCGGTTGAGCGCGGCCACATCAGCGTACCAGCGCAGGCGATCCTCCTGCGGGGCACCCTCGATCACCCCGAACTCCCCGCAATAGATCGGTACGCCGTGCCTGGCACGGAACTCCAGAACCGGACGGAGGTTCTCCTCCAGGTACGAGCGGCCGTAAGGCGCCCGGGCCATGAAACCGAAGGCCCGGTGGTAATCCTCGTGGATCTCCAGGATCTCCTCGGGGA includes:
- a CDS encoding GNAT family N-acetyltransferase, with product MLDPRQHPGALSLRRARPGEEDAVLIPCTQPPPVPPGGCLERWREAVEARRAWLREGLTSDGLRVMVAWVPAPPDPFIDYPGVGPVATQTLASAGQIPAGLVEYAPVTSAAEPVRGEGAWVIHCVWVIPPYSRRGIGAELVTEVLRDLRQDPGRRGCTGVAVVAYEGESWWGFFDCMPAAFFSRLGFVPVDRDGRRVLMYRALDPQTPPPYLIPPRTEIDTPQGPGSQEGSATAVRLVYHSRCPAAVLVKETVEIEFAHRRDVHFDALDSRDRKILLRYGVANGLYVNGRLAMHKVPSATEVVSAAGRKTSPHDPGR